One window from the genome of Cryptococcus deuterogattii R265 chromosome 10, complete sequence encodes:
- a CDS encoding syntaxin 1B/2/3: protein MARDRLGNVNRQYGEQPTPGPTYPPPGNGVVAPTRTANPYAQQTSVAAAAPGGYGAQGGYGASAGNPYAQTGQAGNPYATGGQYGQQEQYAMGGVNGGAGEDFWTELSNTNSLLSQLQEQIQAVRTAHQTSLTSTDPQAAAYAAQLNDQARVQREECKNQIKTLYKLAKGDRAQRTQAEGVKSRFQGLLQEHQVIEKEFRKKVKDRVERQYKIVNPNATEEEIREVTESDNPQVFSQALLNSNRYGAARGAYREVQERHAEIQKIEKTLTELAQMFQEMAMLVEQQDETIVNVETQAHGVDTDIKAGLVQTDKAVESARRARRKKWICFWIVVLIIVILAVILGAYFGTKK from the exons ATGGCTCGAGACAGGCTTGGAAACGTC AACCGACAATACGG TGAACAACCCACTCCCGGACCTACCTACCCACCGCCCGGTAACGGTGTTGTCGCTCCCACTCGAACTGCGAACCCGTACGCCCAGCAGACGTCTGTCGCTGCCGCTGCCCCTGGTGGGTACGGCGCTCAGGGCGGTTACGGTGCGAGCGCTGGTAACCCGTATGCCCAAACGGGTCAAGCTGGAAATCCCTACGCTACAGGAGGACAATATGGACAGCAAGAACAGTATGCAATGGGTGGGGTTAATGGTGGTGCCGGCGAGGATTTCTGGACCGAATTAAGCAACACGAACTCTCTTTTGAGTCAGTTGCAGGAGCAGATTCAGGCTGTCAGAACAGCGCACCAAACCAGTTTG ACCTCAACGGACCCCCAGGCCGCCGCATACGCCGCCCAACTCAACGACCAAGCTCGTGTGCAACGGGAAGAGTGCAAAAACCAGATCAAAACCCTTTACAAGCTCGCCAAGGGTGACCGTGCCCAAAGGACCCAGGCCGAGGGTGTCAAGTCTCGTTTCCAAGGCCTGTTGCAGGAACATCAGGTAATTGAGAAGGAGTTTAgaaagaaggtcaaggacaGAGTGGAGAGACAGTACAAGATTGTGAACCCTAATGCTactgaagaggaaatcAGGGAGGTTACCGAGAGTGATAACCCTCAGGTCTTCTCACAAGCT TTGTTAAACTCTAACCGATATGGTGCTGCTCGAGGTGCATACAGGGAGGTGCAGGAGCGACATGCCGAGATTCAGAAAATTGAAAAGACCCTTACGGAGCTTGCCCAAATGTTCCAAGAAATGGCCATGCTCGTTGAACAGCAAGATGAGACAATCGTTAATGTGGAGACACAAGCACACGGTGTGGATACAGACATCAAGGCAGG ATTGGTGCAGACGGACAAGGCGGTGGAAAGTGCAAGGCGTGCTaggagaaagaagtggATCTGTTTCTGGATTGTCG TCCTTATCATTGTCATTCTCGCTGTCATTCTGGGTGCCTACTTTGGTACTAAGAAGTAA
- a CDS encoding YbgI/family dinuclear metal center protein has protein sequence MGGSPQITPLALMKRVWERIAPLQLAERSWDNVGPIIEAPYPNPSHRQVLLTIDLTPSVCAEALKHPSLSLIVSYHPPIFRGLKSLTLSDPLQASLLKLSAKGISVFAPHTSLDATPNGINTWLIKPFIPLSISHDPIIPSDPLESFEGAGMGRIAKLSEPLDTGRAIKMIKEHLGLDFIQLAEPQPDVRKPIKSVAVCAGSGGSVFKGVEADLLITGEMSHHEVLAYVASGTTVILTNHTNTERPYLSHVLQPWLQEELNKEAKAQGEEYGANGGKWEVLVSKADADPLRVV, from the exons ATGGGCGGATCCCCTCAGATTACCCCTCTGGCTCTCATGAAGCGCGTATGGGAGCGTATCGCACCTCTACAGCTTGCAGAAAGAAGTTGGGATAAT GTTGGACCTATCATCG AGGCCCCTTATCCCAACCCCTCCCATCGCCAAGTGCTTCTTACCATTGA CCTAACACCCTCTGTCTGCGCCGAAGCCCTGAAACACCCATCATTATCCCTCATCGTCTCCTATCACCCTCCAATCTTCCGCGGACTCAAATCCCTGACATTATCTGACCCTTTACAGGCTTCACTTCTCAAGCTGTCTGCAAAGGGTATCTCTGTCTTTGCCCCTCACACCAGTCTCGATGCGACGCCCAACGGTATCAACACCTG GTTGATCAAACCCTTCATccccctctccatctcccacGACCCAATCATCCCTTCAGATCCTCTTGAATCCTTTGAAGGTGCTGGTATGGGACGTATCGCCAAACTCTCTGAGCCTTTGGACACTGGTCGAGCTATCAAGATGATCAAAGAACATTTGGGTTTAGATTTCATCCAACTCGCTGAACCCCAGCCTGATGTGCGCAAACCTATAAAATCAGTTGCTGTCTGTGCGGGTTCGGGTGGGAGTGTGTTCAAGGGAGTGGAGGCGGATTTACTGATCACTGGGGAGATGTCACAT CATGAAGTTCTTGCGTACGTAGCTTCTGGAACCACTGTGATCCTCACCAACCATACAAACACCGAGCGCCCTTACCTCTCCCATGTTCTGCAACCGTGGTTACAAGAAGAACTGAACAAGGAGGCTAAAGCTCAAGGCGAAGAATATGGGGCGAATGGTGGTAAATGGGAGGTGCTAGTCAGCAAAGCTGATGCTGATCCCTTGAGGGTTGTTTGA